The following proteins are co-located in the Telopea speciosissima isolate NSW1024214 ecotype Mountain lineage chromosome 9, Tspe_v1, whole genome shotgun sequence genome:
- the LOC122640086 gene encoding 60S ribosomal protein L29-2-like — protein sequence MAKSKNHTAHNQSHKAHKNGIKKPKRHRHTSTKGMAPKFLRNQRHARKHNNKTGGSGTEQ from the coding sequence ATGGCGAAGTCGAAGAACCACACTGCGCATAACCAGTCACACAAGGCTCACAAGAATGGAATTAAGAAGCCCAAGAggcacagacacacatccaccaaAGGAATGGCTCCCAAGTTCTTGAGGAACCAGAGGCATGCTAGGAAGCACAACAACAAGACCGGTGGATCCGGGACCGagcag